The genomic segment CTTACAGCTCGCTTGCCTGGTTCCGCGAGATTCCACAGCTTGTCCCTGGCGCTTTTCGCTTGTTCGTCAACATGATCAGTCAGAAGCAGTAATGCCCCATCCACTCCGGGCCAACCGTGGGTCGATCCATGGCTACATCAATGAAATGCAAACGTACAGACCGCCATGATTGATATAGACATCAATCTGAATGGAATGGAGGAGTTGTTCATTGAGTAAGGGGAAACTTGCCAAGCTGTACACGATTGGGATCTCGACGGTGCTGGCCACGAGTCTGATTATGCCGGCAGCACCCGAGACCGCCCATGCAGACCGCGGGGTTGTCGACCTGTGGAAAGCCATCAAGCCGCTCACCACGATTGCCAGTGCGATGAACACCGGAGCACATCCGGACGATGAGCACAGTTCGATGCTCGCGTATTTGTCGCTTGGCAAAGGGGTGGACACATCCAGTGTCATTGCGAACCGAGGCGAGGGAGGACAGAACGAGATAGGCAGCGAGCTGGGTAATGCGCTGGGGATCATTCGAACCCGCGAATTGCAGGAAGCTTCCAAAATCACGAACATCCATCTGGAGAACCTCAGTGAAAAAATCGATGACCCTATTTTTGACTTCGGCTTTTCCAAAAGTCCGGATGAAACCCTGCAAAAATGGGGCGAGGATGTCGCGTACGAAAAGCTCATCCGCCATATCCGTACACTGAGGCCCGATGTCGTGATTCCCGCATTTTTGAACGAACCTTCGACTCACGGTCATCATCGCGCGATTAATGTCATTACGGTACGGGCTTTCAAGGATGCCGCAGATCCAAACATTTTTCCACAGCATGCAAAGGAAGGCTTGGCTCCTTGGCAGGTGAAGAAGCTGTATCTGCCTGCGAAGGAAAAGGATTACTCGGTCAAGGTGCCTGTTGGCGACTATGACGAAATTTATGGCGCCTCTTACGTCCAACTCGGCGAAGAATCCCGTTTCATGCACAAGAGCCAGGGCATGGGACGTCACTATGAGGAAGGGCCAAGCTTCAATTATTACAAGCTCGATCAAGCCATCGTAGAGACAAAAGACAAGGAAGCAGACTTTTTTGAGGGAATTGCCTATTCGTTTGACGATTTAGCCAAGGAAGTTGCCAGCCAATCTGGCGGGGAAAAAGTCGCAGGCGAACTGAAAAAGCTGCAAAAGGATGCCGCAGAGGTCATTGCTGCGTACCCAAGCTTTGCCTCCGTAGCCAAGGAAGCGCATGAGATGCTGGCGGATGTGGAAAAAGCGACGGCAGCAGTCGAAGCGTCCTCCTTGCCAACTGACACGAAAACAGACTTGCGCCACCGTTTGGGCGTGAAGAAATCCCAGCTGAACAAGGCTAGTGCCGAAGCGCTCTCACTTGTAACCAAAGTAAAGCCTGAGACAACCGAGCTGGTAGCAGGCCAAACAACAAAAGTAACGGTCACGGCTTACAACGGCGGCCAAGCAAAAGTCGGGAAGATCAACCTTGCGCTGAATGTGCCAAAAGGCTGGCAAGCTAAGCCGCAATCGACCACCAGCTTCTCATCGCTCGGCTACAATCAGACGGTGAAAACGACATTTGATGTCACAGTTCCTTCTGATGCCGCTCTGTTCCAACCGTATGCCGCTCCAGCCATTACGGCAGATGTCAGCTACAGCTTCGCAGGCTCGACGGCGAATAGTCATGTGACACCAGCAGATGCCATTGCAGTTCTTCCATCTTTTTCTATGGTGCTGAGTCCAAATGCGACGGTTTTGAATACGCAGAAGCCAGAGGAGCCAATCCCGGTCAAGGTTACGGTGAAAAACTACAATCCAGGTGCAGCGAAAACAACCATCTCTCTCGATGTACCAAAAGGCTGGAGCGTAGAACCACAAGCAGCACCGCTTGCCTTTGAAGCCAAGGGAGAAACGAAGTCGGTTGCCTTTACGGTCAAAGCAGACGCTTCGGTCCAACCGGATAAGTATACGGTGACAGCAGTAGCGTCGGGCAGTGGAAAAGAGAGCCGACACGGAGCCCAAGTCATCCGTTACCCGCATATCGGCACGACTTATTTCGTCCAACCAGCGACGCTTGCGATCCAGGCGTTTGACCTGAAGGTGCCGGAAGGATTGAAGGTCGGTTACGTATCCAGTGGCTTTGACAATATCGATCAGTATTTGTCCCAATTGGGAGTCGATGTGACCAATTTGTCGGCAAAAGACATCGAGTCTGGCGATCTGGATCAATACGATACAATCGTGCTGGGCATTCGCGCTTATGGTTTCCGACCTGAGCTGATTCCTTCGAATGCGCGCTTGCTGAAATACGTGGAAAACGGCGGAAATCTGGTCGTGCAATACCACAAGCCAGAGGATAAATGGAAGCCGGAACTGGCTCCTTATCCGATCAAAATCGGTGCTCCGCTGATTCAATGGCGTGTCACAGACGAAAACTCCAAAGTGACAGTATTAGCGCCTGATCATGCCTTGTTCCATTCACCAAACAAAATCACGGAGGAAGATTGGGACAACTGGATTCAGGATCGTTCCGCTTACAATCCATCTGAGTGGGGCAAGGAATACACAGAGCTAATCTCCAATGGAGACGAAGGAGAGAAGGAATTTACGGGGACGTACCTCACTGCCAAGTATGGAAAAGGAACGTATACCTACAGCTCGCTCGTATGGTATCGCGAAATTCCGTCACTCGTACCGGGTGCGATCCGATTGTTTGTCAACATGATCAGCCCACAGCAGTAATCATAGTAGAAGGGAAGGCGATCGTTCGACGGTCGCTTCCCTCCTAAAAAAGATCAGACGCAAAAATAGAAGCAGCTTACGAATGGGTAGGGAAGGAGATGCAAGATAAGATGAATTACAGAGAGCGAATTTTTCAACAGGAGGGAGCCAGTTTCCCTGGCAAGACATACGTGGAGGCGGTTTTGGAGCCTGCATTCAATGAAGCGAAGCACCATCTGCTGCATCCGATGATGGCGATCAACAAGGCACATTTGATCATGCTTCGTGAACAAGAATTGCTCACAGACGATGAGGCCAAAAGAATTGCTGGTGCACTGTGTGGGATCGAAATGGAAGAGCTGCGCCAATCGCATTACACCGGGCAGTTTGAAGATTTGTTCTTTCAGGTAGAGAGCCGTTTGCTGGAACTGGCTCCTGATGTGGCAGGAAATCTGCATCTGGCTCGCAGCCGCAACGACATGGGGATTACCATATACCGCATGGTGCTGCGTGAAAAATTATTGGTGACCTTGGCTTCTGCCCTCTATCTGAAAGAGCATTTGCTCCTCTTTGCAAATGAGCATGTGGATACGATTATGATTGGCTACACGCACACGCAGCAGGCACAGCCGACGACAATGGCGCATTACATCATGGCGGCTACTGACATGCTCAGCCGTGATATCAAGCGACTGATCCAAGCTTATCACACAGTCAATCGCTCACCGATGGGGGCAGCGGCCTTGACGACTTCTGGCTTTGCGATCAGCCGGGAGCGGATGCGCGAATTGCTCGGATTTGATGAGTTGGTCGAAAATTCCTATGATGCAGTCTGCGGCGCGGATTATTTGGGGGAAGTAGCGACAGCCGTTCAATTGGCAGCGATTAATTTGGGGCGTACGGTTCAAGATATGCTGCTGTGGTGCACACAAGAATTCGCGGGGTTAAAAGTCGCGAGTCCATACGTGCAGATCAGCTCCATCATGCCGCAAAAGCGCAATCCGGTTTCTTTTGAACATATGCGCTCTCTGTTGTCCAGTGCAGCAGGCAATGCGACGACAGTGCTTACGATGATGCACAATACGCCTTTTGGCGATATCGTGGATACCGAGGATGACATGCAGCCGTACGCGTGGCGGAGCATGGGAGTACTCGAGCAGATGTATCGCTTGATGGCGAGCGTTGTGGGTACGATGGAAGTGAACAAGGATGTCCTCTTGGAGCGGGCAAAGGGCAGCTTTGCGACCGTCACAGAGCTGGCGGATACATTGGTGCGTACGGATCAGCTTTCGTTCCGCAAATCTCATCACATCGTGAGTCGTGTGGTAAAAGAAGCGATGAGCGAGCAACTCGCTGCGAACCAAATCAGCTTGGAGCTGGTAAACCGTGCAGCCGTGGAAGTAATCGGGAGGGAGCTGTCGCTCACAGCAGAAGAGCTCAGATTGGCGCTTGACCCCGTTCATTTCGTAATGATCCGCAAGCTTCCTGGTGGACCAAATCCAGAGGAAATGAAGCGCATGATCGCCGTTCGTCAAGCGGTTCTCCAGCAGGAAACAGAATGGCTGGCACAGAAAAAGCAGGCGATTGCGAATGTGATGAAAGGGCTTGATCAGATGACAGCTGAATGGAGTGTGGGGTAATGGCAGTGGTG from the Brevibacillus brevis genome contains:
- a CDS encoding NEW3 domain-containing protein, which codes for MSKGKLAKLYTIGISTVLATSLIMPAAPETAHADRGVVDLWKAIKPLTTIASAMNTGAHPDDEHSSMLAYLSLGKGVDTSSVIANRGEGGQNEIGSELGNALGIIRTRELQEASKITNIHLENLSEKIDDPIFDFGFSKSPDETLQKWGEDVAYEKLIRHIRTLRPDVVIPAFLNEPSTHGHHRAINVITVRAFKDAADPNIFPQHAKEGLAPWQVKKLYLPAKEKDYSVKVPVGDYDEIYGASYVQLGEESRFMHKSQGMGRHYEEGPSFNYYKLDQAIVETKDKEADFFEGIAYSFDDLAKEVASQSGGEKVAGELKKLQKDAAEVIAAYPSFASVAKEAHEMLADVEKATAAVEASSLPTDTKTDLRHRLGVKKSQLNKASAEALSLVTKVKPETTELVAGQTTKVTVTAYNGGQAKVGKINLALNVPKGWQAKPQSTTSFSSLGYNQTVKTTFDVTVPSDAALFQPYAAPAITADVSYSFAGSTANSHVTPADAIAVLPSFSMVLSPNATVLNTQKPEEPIPVKVTVKNYNPGAAKTTISLDVPKGWSVEPQAAPLAFEAKGETKSVAFTVKADASVQPDKYTVTAVASGSGKESRHGAQVIRYPHIGTTYFVQPATLAIQAFDLKVPEGLKVGYVSSGFDNIDQYLSQLGVDVTNLSAKDIESGDLDQYDTIVLGIRAYGFRPELIPSNARLLKYVENGGNLVVQYHKPEDKWKPELAPYPIKIGAPLIQWRVTDENSKVTVLAPDHALFHSPNKITEEDWDNWIQDRSAYNPSEWGKEYTELISNGDEGEKEFTGTYLTAKYGKGTYTYSSLVWYREIPSLVPGAIRLFVNMISPQQ
- the argH gene encoding argininosuccinate lyase; the encoded protein is MNYRERIFQQEGASFPGKTYVEAVLEPAFNEAKHHLLHPMMAINKAHLIMLREQELLTDDEAKRIAGALCGIEMEELRQSHYTGQFEDLFFQVESRLLELAPDVAGNLHLARSRNDMGITIYRMVLREKLLVTLASALYLKEHLLLFANEHVDTIMIGYTHTQQAQPTTMAHYIMAATDMLSRDIKRLIQAYHTVNRSPMGAAALTTSGFAISRERMRELLGFDELVENSYDAVCGADYLGEVATAVQLAAINLGRTVQDMLLWCTQEFAGLKVASPYVQISSIMPQKRNPVSFEHMRSLLSSAAGNATTVLTMMHNTPFGDIVDTEDDMQPYAWRSMGVLEQMYRLMASVVGTMEVNKDVLLERAKGSFATVTELADTLVRTDQLSFRKSHHIVSRVVKEAMSEQLAANQISLELVNRAAVEVIGRELSLTAEELRLALDPVHFVMIRKLPGGPNPEEMKRMIAVRQAVLQQETEWLAQKKQAIANVMKGLDQMTAEWSVG